The Mycobacterium riyadhense sequence CGACCGGTGGCTCGACCTGCGCTACGTGGGGCCCGCCTCCGCCGACGGCCCGGGCGAGCTGTTGCGGGGCATCGTCGCGCAACGTGCCGGCACCTCCACGCGATCCACCACCGAAAAGACAGTGGTGGCGTTGCGCAGCGCGCAGCTGATCACCTTCACCGCAATGGACATCGACGATCCCCGGGCGCTGGTTCCCGTCCTCGGCGTCGGGCTGGCGCAACGGGCGCCGGCCCGATTCGAGGAGTTCAGCATGCCTACGCGGGTCGGTGCCCGGGCCGACGAGCGCCTGCGCTCCGGCATACCGCTCGCGGAAGTCCTTGACTACCTGGGTATCTCGGCATCGGCACGACCGGTGGTGGAGTCTGTCTTTTCCGGACCGCGCAGCTACGTCGAGATCGTCGCCGGCTGCAATCGCGACGGCCAGCACGCCACCACCGAGGTCGGGGTGAGCATTGTCGACACGACAGCGGGTCGGGTTTTGGTCAGCCCGTCCCGGGCGTTCGACGGGGAATGGGTCTCGACGTTTTGCCCCGGAACGCCCTTTGCGATCGCCGTCGCGCTTGAACGGCTGACGGCCTACTTGCCGGACGGGCACTGGTTCCCCGACCACCGGCTGTCCCGAGATTTCTCGACCGCCCAGTAACAGAAATCAGAAAGAGAGCACGATGTACCAGCGCCAACACCTTTCGAGGTCGCAGTGACGTCCGGAACCGTCATGCCGATCGTCCGCGTCGCGATACTCGCGGACAGCAGGCTGACGGAGATGGCCCTGCCTGCAGAGTTGCCGTTGCGCGAAATCCTGCCCGCGGTACAGCGTTTGGTGGTTCCTGCGACCCAAAACGGTGATGCCGATGCCGCCGACTCCGGCGCGGCCGCGCAGCTGAGCTTGGCGCCCATTGGAGGCGCGCCGTTCAGCCTGGACGCCAGCCTGGACACGGTCGGCGTTGTCGATGGTGATCTGCTTGCGTTGCAGCCGATTCCCGCCGGACCGGCCGCGCCGGGGATCGTAGAAGACATCGCCGACGCCGCCATGATCTTCTCCAACTCGCGGCTAAAGCCGTGGGGGGCAACGCATATCCAGCGGGGAGCGCTGGCGGCGACGATCGGCGCGGCTATCGTGGCCACTGGGCTGGCGGTCAGCCACCGGGTGGCCACCGGTGCGCTGGCCGGCCTGCTGGCGGTAGCCGGGATTGCTGCTGTAGTCGCGTTGGCGGGTCTGCTGATCACCCCTCGTGCAGCCCGTACGGGTGTCGCGCTGTCGATCGCCGCGCTGGTGCCCATCGGCGCCGCCTTGGCACTAGCGGTGCCCGGGAGATTCGGACCGGCCCAGGTGTTGCTGGGCGCTGCCGGTGTAACCGCGTGGTCGCTGATCGCATTGATGATCCCCAGCGCGGAACGTGAGCGCGTGGTCGCCTTCTTCACTGCGGTGGCGGTGGTCGGCGCTGGGGTGTTGCTGGCAGCCGGTGCGCTGTTGCTGTGGCAACTGCCAATGCTGAGCATCGGCTGCGGGCTGATTGCGGCAGCGTTGTTGGTCACCGTCCAGGCGGCCCAGCTTTCCGCGCTGTGGGCGCACTTCCCGTTGCCGGTCATCCCGGCTCCGGGGGATCCCACCCCGTCGGCTCCTTCGCTCCGGGTGCTCGAGGACCTGCCGCGGCGGGTGCGTGTCAGCGACGCCCACCAAAGCGGTTTCATCGCCGCCGCAGTGCTGCTCAGCGTCCTGGGGTCGGTGGCAATCGCGGCGCGCCCTGAGGCGCTCAGTGGTGTTGGTTGGTATGTCGTGGCGGCGACCGCGGCCACGGCCATGCTGCGCGCTCGGGTGTGGGATTCCGCCGTGTGCAAAGCCTGGCTGCTCGCTCAGCCGTACCTGGTGGCCGGAATCCTGTTGGTGGTCTACACCTCGACCGGACATTACGGAGCCGCCTTCGGCGCGGTGCTGGTGCTCACCGGGCTCGCCCTGGCATGGGTTGGGGTCGCGATGAATCCGCGCATCGCCTCGCCGGAGAGCTATTCGCTGCCGCTGCGCCGGTTGCTGGGTTTTGTTGCCGCCGGTTTGGATGCGTCACTGATTCCCGTGATGGCCTACCTGGTCGGTCTGTTCAGCTTGGTGCTCAATCGATGATGCGTGCCGCATCGGCGTGCTGCACTGCGACTCTCGCTGTCGCAGTGTGGGCCGCTGCACCGGCATCGGCGATCGGCCCGCCGGTAATCGATGCCGCCGCGCAACCACCGAGCGGAACGCCCGGGCCGGTGCAGCCGATGGAGCAACGGGGCCAATGCAGCGTCTCCGGAGTCATGGCGGGCACCGATCCCGGTGTCCCGTCAGCTAGCCAGACGATGCTGAATCTGCCTGCGGCATGGGAGTTTTCTCGCGGCGAAGGCCAGCTGGTGGCGGTCATCGACACCGGAGTGCGGCCAGGCCCGCGGCTGCCCAACGTCGATCCCGGTGGAGATTTCGTGGAGTCCACTGATGGCCTGACCGACTGCGACGGCCATGGCACCTTGGTTGCGGGACTCATCGCGGGTCAACCGGGTGACGACAGCTTCGCCGGAGTTGCGCCGGCGGCGCGGGTGTTGTCCATCAGGGTGACGTCCGCTAAATTTTCGCCGCGGTCGCAGGGTGGGGATCCTGCGCTGGCCCGAGCAGCTCTTGACGTCGCCACGTTGGCTCGGGCCATCGTGCATGCGGCCGACCTTGGCGCCCGGGTGATCAACATCTCCGCAATAACTTGCCTGCCGGCTGACCGAACGGTCGACCAGGCTGCGCTCGGGGCGGCGATCCGGTATGCAGCGGTGGACAAGGATGCGGTGATCGTGGCCGCCGCCGGCAATAGCGGACCGACCGGATCGGTGGCCGGCGGAACGTCCTGTGATTCCAATCCGCTCACCGATCTGAGCCGTCCGGACGATCCGCGTAACTGGGCGGGTGTCACGTCGGTCTCCGTCCCGTCGTGGTGGCAGCCGTATGTGTTGTCGGTGGGCTCACTGACTGCCGACGGGCGGCCATCGAAATTCACCATGGCCGGGCCGTGGGTTGGCATTGCCGCGCCCGGCGAAAACATCGCGTCGGTCAGCAATGCGGACGGCGGTGGGCTGGCCAACGGTCTGCCCGACGAGCATCAGCAACTGGTC is a genomic window containing:
- a CDS encoding ESX secretion-associated protein EspG, with the protein product MNSEPNAVELTVDQAWFIAETIGAGSFPWVLAITTPYSDAAQRNAFFDRQKDELTRMGLLSEAGVINPAVADWIKAVCFPDRWLDLRYVGPASADGPGELLRGIVAQRAGTSTRSTTEKTVVALRSAQLITFTAMDIDDPRALVPVLGVGLAQRAPARFEEFSMPTRVGARADERLRSGIPLAEVLDYLGISASARPVVESVFSGPRSYVEIVAGCNRDGQHATTEVGVSIVDTTAGRVLVSPSRAFDGEWVSTFCPGTPFAIAVALERLTAYLPDGHWFPDHRLSRDFSTAQ
- the eccD gene encoding type VII secretion integral membrane protein EccD codes for the protein MPIVRVAILADSRLTEMALPAELPLREILPAVQRLVVPATQNGDADAADSGAAAQLSLAPIGGAPFSLDASLDTVGVVDGDLLALQPIPAGPAAPGIVEDIADAAMIFSNSRLKPWGATHIQRGALAATIGAAIVATGLAVSHRVATGALAGLLAVAGIAAVVALAGLLITPRAARTGVALSIAALVPIGAALALAVPGRFGPAQVLLGAAGVTAWSLIALMIPSAERERVVAFFTAVAVVGAGVLLAAGALLLWQLPMLSIGCGLIAAALLVTVQAAQLSALWAHFPLPVIPAPGDPTPSAPSLRVLEDLPRRVRVSDAHQSGFIAAAVLLSVLGSVAIAARPEALSGVGWYVVAATAATAMLRARVWDSAVCKAWLLAQPYLVAGILLVVYTSTGHYGAAFGAVLVLTGLALAWVGVAMNPRIASPESYSLPLRRLLGFVAAGLDASLIPVMAYLVGLFSLVLNR
- the mycP gene encoding type VII secretion-associated serine protease mycosin encodes the protein MMRAASACCTATLAVAVWAAAPASAIGPPVIDAAAQPPSGTPGPVQPMEQRGQCSVSGVMAGTDPGVPSASQTMLNLPAAWEFSRGEGQLVAVIDTGVRPGPRLPNVDPGGDFVESTDGLTDCDGHGTLVAGLIAGQPGDDSFAGVAPAARVLSIRVTSAKFSPRSQGGDPALARAALDVATLARAIVHAADLGARVINISAITCLPADRTVDQAALGAAIRYAAVDKDAVIVAAAGNSGPTGSVAGGTSCDSNPLTDLSRPDDPRNWAGVTSVSVPSWWQPYVLSVGSLTADGRPSKFTMAGPWVGIAAPGENIASVSNADGGGLANGLPDEHQQLVALSGTSYAAGYVSGVAALVRSRYPGLAATEVVRRITATAHNGARDPSNVVGAGVLDPVAALTWQLSSGNQPAPAQAKPVAIPPAPPPKDTTPRDVAFAGAAALTVLVAATAAAAAIVRRRKEPTL